A window of Mucilaginibacter paludis DSM 18603 contains these coding sequences:
- a CDS encoding thiamine-phosphate kinase, with the protein MSGYIQSSEIQFNEMLTKYFVKSPLQLNKVNESDAEIFRLPNCETILAATTDIIQEEIEFGIYDDPYLIGWMVVTINISDLLAVGSKPLFILLNETFPSNSSQEYIDAVQKGIAEACDVYAVSVLGGDTNFSEKGAFGATAIGIIADKQKILTRKGCNEGDYIIVSGPLGIGNFHALLKITGQACDAFKPKPNCKSANLISRFASSCIDTSDGFVAALMTIAELNDIGANLNTDIIESVIPDFILEYCIVRKIHPWLMLAGIVGEYELLFTIRSNDIDIFLKESESISFKPQIIGRVKKENTISIKSGNNDFNIDCEKIKTLHRNLIHTGFDLYVNELARIFECLN; encoded by the coding sequence ATGTCAGGATATATTCAGTCATCGGAGATACAATTTAATGAAATGCTAACTAAATATTTTGTTAAGAGTCCATTACAGCTAAATAAAGTAAATGAGTCAGATGCAGAAATCTTCCGGTTGCCAAATTGCGAAACTATTTTAGCTGCAACAACTGACATAATTCAAGAAGAAATTGAATTTGGAATTTATGATGACCCTTATCTAATTGGTTGGATGGTAGTGACAATTAATATCAGTGACCTGTTAGCCGTTGGCTCTAAACCGCTTTTTATACTTCTTAATGAGACGTTCCCCTCAAATTCCAGCCAAGAATATATTGACGCTGTACAAAAGGGAATAGCTGAAGCTTGCGATGTCTACGCAGTCTCCGTTTTAGGGGGAGATACCAATTTTTCTGAAAAGGGAGCATTTGGTGCTACAGCAATTGGTATCATCGCAGATAAACAAAAAATCTTAACCAGGAAGGGGTGTAATGAAGGCGACTATATTATTGTATCCGGCCCTTTAGGTATAGGGAACTTTCATGCTTTATTAAAGATTACAGGCCAGGCTTGCGATGCTTTTAAGCCTAAACCGAACTGTAAAAGTGCCAATTTGATTTCCAGGTTTGCATCGAGTTGTATTGATACGAGTGACGGATTTGTAGCCGCGTTGATGACCATTGCCGAGCTAAATGACATCGGTGCCAATTTGAATACAGATATTATTGAATCGGTTATACCTGACTTTATATTAGAATATTGCATAGTCAGAAAGATTCATCCGTGGCTCATGTTAGCTGGAATAGTGGGTGAATACGAGCTGTTATTTACAATAAGAAGTAACGACATCGATATATTTTTAAAGGAATCTGAATCGATTTCATTTAAACCCCAAATTATAGGTAGAGTAAAAAAAGAAAATACAATTAGTATAAAATCCGGAAACAATGATTTTAACATTGACTGTGAAAAAATCAAAACCTTACATAGGAATTTGATTCACACGGGCTTCGATTTATATGTAAATGAACTTGCCCGAATTTTTGAATGTTTAAACTAA
- a CDS encoding relaxase/mobilization nuclease domain-containing protein, which translates to MIVKIFRASTSFKAITYNFDKIAKGQATLMKVSGFGALRQLNEVRPEDYRNYLEAQSGLNRNVRLPQFHAMISAPDSSFDSDKLAKLAGQWLDVMGYRDQPYILVHHRDTDQSHVHMVSTRVSREGKKIDSAFEHRRAIAGLNRLLQKDEAHQAQIDAGKALQYRFSTKAQVLLLLERMGYRIAEKDGQLLLHKFGRQLFVISGQRLEERLAAYVPDKQRAGQLKAIFRKCQAVYNAVPERASVKLSGGRTVPADAYRSDLGDFLKGKFGIDLIFHASGDKPPYGYTIIDHTQQRVFKGSEVLKLADLIIQGSTVIRADHSTENTEDAAVTNAAATQLTYFRPYLTNDVDDQQIHGPRRRRQKKARTNTR; encoded by the coding sequence ATGATCGTTAAAATCTTCCGTGCCAGCACATCCTTTAAAGCCATTACCTACAATTTCGACAAGATTGCCAAAGGACAGGCTACCCTGATGAAGGTATCTGGCTTCGGCGCATTGCGACAACTGAACGAAGTAAGGCCCGAAGATTATAGGAATTACCTGGAAGCGCAATCGGGTCTGAACCGAAATGTCCGGCTTCCGCAATTTCATGCCATGATCTCGGCGCCGGACAGCTCCTTTGACAGTGACAAGCTGGCGAAACTCGCCGGTCAATGGCTCGACGTGATGGGATACCGGGATCAGCCTTACATCCTGGTACATCACCGGGATACCGATCAATCGCATGTGCATATGGTAAGTACGCGAGTAAGCCGCGAGGGCAAAAAGATAGACAGCGCATTTGAACACCGCCGCGCCATAGCCGGCCTGAACCGGCTCCTGCAAAAAGACGAAGCCCACCAGGCACAGATAGATGCCGGTAAAGCGTTGCAGTACCGGTTTTCTACCAAAGCGCAGGTATTGCTTTTGCTGGAAAGGATGGGTTACCGTATCGCTGAAAAGGACGGCCAGCTTTTACTCCATAAATTCGGCCGTCAGCTATTTGTGATCAGCGGCCAGCGCCTGGAAGAACGTCTTGCAGCCTATGTGCCCGACAAACAACGTGCCGGGCAATTAAAGGCGATTTTTCGTAAATGCCAGGCCGTTTATAATGCTGTACCCGAACGGGCATCGGTGAAACTTTCCGGCGGCAGAACGGTACCGGCAGATGCCTATCGTTCTGATCTCGGTGACTTCCTGAAGGGAAAATTCGGCATCGACCTGATCTTTCACGCTTCGGGCGACAAGCCGCCTTATGGATATACCATCATTGATCACACACAGCAGCGCGTGTTTAAAGGTAGCGAGGTACTGAAACTTGCAGATCTGATTATTCAGGGAAGCACAGTCATCAGAGCTGATCATTCAACAGAAAACACAGAAGATGCAGCCGTTACGAACGCAGCCGCTACGCAGCTGACTTACTTCAGGCCTTATTTGACAAACGACGTGGACGACCAGCAGATTCATGGACCACGCAGGCGCAGGCAGAAAAAAGCGCGCACCAACACCCGTTAA
- a CDS encoding diacylglycerol/lipid kinase family protein, which translates to MVAIFVNLSANNGVAKGKWNSLEPLLRDTNLFNPKIITYTPPFDLASCIAELIKKNKTAIFIAAGGDGSLNFLLNALISVDKENIEKYTIGGIGLGSSNDFFKPFKFLNKVPLRVSVKNSRKHDIGRVKFTDASGVSRERFFLNNASIGLLANANHAFNQGDLILNFLKRKYILAAIQYTAIKTLISHRPILITLEYNNEQRSVKINNLSVVKNPYVSGEYKYNQDIQQDDRLLGLNYIRDADILDILKIMSDMEKERFIRSDGKGMAKRESHFVESLKIIHENFIHLETDGEVIMAKDISFDLYSRQISVCGHGWDDK; encoded by the coding sequence ATGGTAGCAATATTTGTAAACTTATCGGCTAACAACGGTGTCGCAAAGGGAAAGTGGAATTCGTTAGAACCATTATTACGAGACACGAATTTGTTCAACCCTAAGATTATAACGTACACACCCCCTTTTGATTTAGCCTCTTGTATTGCTGAATTAATTAAGAAAAATAAAACAGCAATATTTATTGCTGCCGGAGGAGACGGGAGTTTAAATTTTCTTTTGAATGCGTTAATCTCAGTTGACAAAGAAAACATTGAAAAATATACTATCGGCGGTATTGGATTAGGATCAAGCAATGACTTTTTCAAACCTTTCAAATTCCTCAATAAAGTTCCCTTAAGAGTCAGTGTTAAAAATAGCCGGAAGCATGATATTGGGCGAGTTAAATTTACTGATGCTTCAGGTGTTTCAAGGGAAAGATTCTTTCTTAATAATGCCAGTATCGGCTTATTAGCGAACGCCAATCATGCCTTTAACCAAGGAGATCTAATACTCAATTTTTTAAAAAGGAAATATATTTTAGCGGCAATTCAATACACAGCGATCAAAACTCTGATCTCTCACCGGCCAATACTCATAACATTGGAATACAACAATGAACAAAGATCTGTGAAAATCAATAATCTGAGCGTAGTTAAAAACCCCTATGTATCGGGTGAATACAAATACAATCAAGATATTCAACAAGACGATCGTTTGCTGGGGCTAAATTATATACGAGATGCTGATATATTGGACATCTTAAAAATAATGTCAGACATGGAAAAAGAAAGATTTATTCGAAGTGACGGAAAGGGCATGGCAAAGAGAGAGTCTCATTTTGTTGAGAGCCTGAAAATAATTCATGAGAACTTTATCCATTTGGAAACGGATGGCGAAGTTATAATGGCGAAAGATATCTCTTTTGATCTTTATTCACGTCAAATCAGCGTTTGCGGCCATGGATGGGATGATAAATAA
- a CDS encoding aminotransferase class I/II-fold pyridoxal phosphate-dependent enzyme yields MEKQRELEDINNRYSGGENLDLKDILLKNRRLSYTEKLDYFSGFLKMLDSVQGNQYRRMIISPAGTEVEVIDKYDNTIRKMIMFGSNNYLGLANHPLVVEKVKKAINKYGIGIGGPPLLNGYTQLHAELENKLAVLKKKESVMLFSSGYNANVGLVSGLCSDKNDAFIYDEYSHASLYDGIKLAQVPSYAFKHNNTVDLETILRKTSDRLNQFVAVEGVYSMDGDMCPLDEIVKIARRYNAITILDDAHATLVLGDGGSGSAGMFETASCVDITMGTFSKAFAVTGGFVAGSKDLVEYLRYFARSYMFSASLSIPVVATVLACLEVIEAQPDLRIRLIENVGYAKEKLRKFGLVTDPKAAIIALRVPANMDIRKAAHIFHKNGIFINSIEYPAVPKHEQRFRISLMATHTYKQIDRLVEVVEQVWQQEQ; encoded by the coding sequence ATGGAAAAACAAAGAGAATTGGAGGATATCAATAATAGATATTCAGGAGGGGAAAATCTTGATTTAAAAGATATCCTACTTAAAAACAGGCGCTTATCATATACTGAGAAGCTGGATTATTTTTCAGGTTTTTTAAAAATGCTTGATTCCGTGCAAGGAAATCAATATCGAAGAATGATAATATCTCCGGCAGGAACTGAAGTAGAAGTAATTGACAAATATGATAATACGATAAGGAAGATGATTATGTTCGGCTCAAATAATTATTTAGGGCTGGCAAATCATCCTCTTGTAGTTGAAAAAGTAAAAAAAGCAATTAATAAATACGGCATTGGTATTGGAGGTCCTCCATTATTAAATGGCTATACTCAATTACATGCTGAATTGGAGAACAAACTAGCCGTTTTGAAAAAGAAAGAAAGTGTAATGCTTTTCTCTTCAGGATACAACGCAAACGTCGGCTTAGTGAGCGGTTTATGCTCCGATAAAAACGATGCCTTCATTTATGACGAATACAGCCATGCGTCTCTTTACGATGGAATCAAACTGGCCCAAGTGCCCAGTTATGCTTTTAAGCATAATAATACTGTTGATCTTGAGACTATTCTGCGTAAAACATCTGATCGTCTAAACCAATTTGTTGCGGTTGAAGGCGTTTATTCTATGGATGGAGATATGTGCCCACTTGATGAAATTGTTAAAATAGCCCGACGATATAATGCTATTACAATTTTAGATGATGCACATGCCACTTTAGTTTTAGGTGATGGGGGCTCTGGTTCAGCCGGTATGTTTGAAACAGCATCTTGTGTTGATATCACAATGGGGACTTTTAGCAAAGCTTTTGCAGTAACAGGCGGCTTTGTTGCCGGATCAAAGGATTTGGTGGAATATCTGAGGTATTTTGCCAGATCTTACATGTTCTCCGCTTCTTTATCTATTCCCGTTGTAGCAACGGTTTTAGCTTGTTTGGAAGTAATAGAAGCCCAGCCAGACTTGCGTATCAGGTTAATAGAGAATGTCGGTTATGCAAAAGAAAAACTCAGAAAATTCGGCCTTGTAACCGACCCCAAGGCGGCCATAATTGCATTGCGTGTTCCTGCTAACATGGACATTCGAAAAGCTGCACATATTTTTCATAAAAATGGAATATTCATTAACTCAATTGAATACCCTGCGGTTCCAAAACATGAACAGCGTTTTAGGATAAGCCTAATGGCAACTCATACCTATAAGCAAATTGATCGGCTTGTAGAAGTAGTAGAACAGGTTTGGCAGCAAGAACAATAA
- a CDS encoding UbiA family prenyltransferase, with the protein MATINQPKHIGQNYRSLSTGFLKSYLIHMRPYLLFISGIAGMAGLAISPGHLSVISYIFCSFAFFCGYGFGQALTDCFQIDTDTISSPYRPLVKGLITVKQTLITSILGLLTIGGILTLHNYHNLLLITASGLGLLSYTYFKKTFWWSGPIWNSWIVMLLPVIGYLCSNPNLGFSAIWVNKPLLILCVLTFFSYFNFVIIGYLKDISADRETGYLTFPVAYGWNNSLLVGIVNAIISSIATYFLITTHILKWPSLLIAVIASVIAFGGIIQGLLIKEKVEKNSAIAIGSTVRSFILWHISVVVAFQPDQLFLLGGIGFYLLFELVMYARPQKEQI; encoded by the coding sequence ATGGCGACAATAAATCAACCAAAACATATCGGACAAAACTATCGCTCATTAAGCACAGGCTTTTTGAAATCATATTTAATCCATATGCGCCCATATTTGCTATTTATATCCGGCATTGCAGGGATGGCAGGCTTAGCTATTTCACCAGGGCATCTTTCTGTAATAAGTTATATTTTTTGTTCATTCGCTTTTTTTTGCGGATATGGGTTTGGACAAGCATTGACAGATTGTTTTCAGATTGATACAGATACCATTTCTTCGCCTTACAGACCTCTTGTGAAGGGTTTAATTACGGTAAAGCAAACTTTAATAACAAGTATTCTTGGCCTGTTGACTATTGGAGGGATATTAACCTTACACAATTACCATAATTTGCTTCTAATTACTGCCTCGGGCTTAGGTTTACTTTCCTATACATATTTTAAAAAAACTTTTTGGTGGTCTGGCCCTATTTGGAATTCATGGATAGTAATGCTACTTCCCGTAATTGGCTATCTATGCTCAAACCCCAATTTGGGCTTTAGCGCCATTTGGGTTAATAAACCACTTTTGATACTTTGTGTGTTGACTTTTTTCTCTTATTTCAATTTTGTCATTATCGGTTATTTAAAAGACATATCCGCAGACAGGGAAACTGGATACCTGACCTTTCCTGTAGCTTATGGATGGAATAATAGTCTGCTTGTCGGAATTGTTAATGCCATTATCAGTTCTATTGCCACTTATTTTTTAATAACCACCCATATTTTGAAATGGCCGTCTTTGCTAATAGCTGTAATAGCCTCGGTCATAGCTTTCGGAGGAATAATACAAGGCTTGTTAATCAAAGAGAAGGTCGAAAAAAACTCAGCTATAGCCATAGGTTCAACCGTACGTAGTTTTATTCTATGGCATATCAGTGTTGTTGTCGCTTTCCAACCAGATCAATTATTTCTGTTAGGAGGAATAGGGTTTTACCTCTTATTTGAATTGGTTATGTATGCCCGTCCCCAAAAAGAACAAATTTAA
- a CDS encoding plasmid mobilization protein, which translates to MTRNKGGRPPVGDSKRSFKIDVRFTEAEYRQIEELEKQLGLKKTELVRRKLLHEGKGLAVNGGELMNRLDVISLELSRSGNNINQLARYANRLQKRGLLSPPVIDEYTRLLRRHESEQMELALLFRKLIRTLIP; encoded by the coding sequence ATGACCAGGAACAAAGGCGGTAGGCCGCCAGTGGGTGACAGCAAACGATCCTTTAAGATCGATGTGCGCTTTACCGAGGCAGAGTACCGTCAGATAGAAGAGTTGGAAAAGCAACTGGGGTTGAAGAAAACCGAACTGGTCAGACGGAAATTGCTGCATGAGGGTAAAGGATTAGCCGTAAACGGCGGGGAACTCATGAACCGCCTGGATGTGATCAGCCTTGAACTCTCCCGAAGCGGAAATAATATCAACCAGCTGGCCCGCTATGCCAACCGTCTTCAAAAACGAGGCCTTTTATCGCCGCCGGTTATTGATGAATACACTCGTCTGCTCCGTCGTCATGAAAGTGAGCAGATGGAACTGGCTTTGTTATTCCGGAAACTCATCCGGACACTGATACCCTGA
- a CDS encoding ParA family protein has translation MNILIGNQKGGCGKSTVALLLANYLTMVKHQKVTLIDMDYQQSIAQKFEKAKVLENKPPYDVVAAQLAHYPVLQSAIMQSPNEVVMIDLPGKLDDDGLLPIFGSADLLICPFSYDEFSFDSTVLFAIVLRKINPEIPIIFIPNRVKANVRYETMQEVNKQLSKLGAMAAMIPDRIDFQRVTTFMTPLPVIPIVIPVFDQVYAVISKKLSVNATT, from the coding sequence ATGAACATTTTGATCGGCAACCAAAAAGGCGGGTGCGGAAAGAGCACGGTTGCGCTTTTACTCGCCAACTACCTGACCATGGTTAAACACCAGAAGGTAACCCTCATCGATATGGACTATCAGCAGTCTATCGCCCAAAAGTTTGAAAAGGCGAAAGTACTGGAAAACAAGCCGCCCTACGATGTGGTCGCGGCACAACTGGCGCACTACCCGGTATTACAGAGCGCTATCATGCAATCCCCCAACGAAGTGGTAATGATAGACCTACCTGGCAAGCTGGACGATGATGGGCTATTACCGATCTTCGGTTCGGCAGATCTGTTAATTTGTCCGTTCTCCTACGATGAGTTCAGTTTTGACTCCACCGTCCTTTTCGCTATCGTACTGCGCAAGATCAACCCGGAGATCCCGATCATTTTTATTCCGAACCGGGTAAAAGCCAACGTCCGGTACGAAACGATGCAGGAAGTAAACAAGCAACTGTCTAAGCTTGGCGCTATGGCCGCTATGATCCCGGACAGGATCGATTTTCAGCGGGTTACCACTTTCATGACCCCGTTGCCGGTTATCCCAATTGTTATCCCTGTATTCGACCAGGTCTATGCGGTCATTTCGAAGAAATTATCGGTGAATGCCACCACTTAA
- a CDS encoding DUF3089 domain-containing protein — translation MYILIILIIVVLFILSHQAPFGLIDLLPFIKPRRNFSVNPISKIDYSNQTSWFINQMPLCDDAVEFNVDIFYLHRTTYLQKTSWNATIRNKLLNFITWRYAVKSQASIFNGLGRVFAPKYRQATLYSFYDDSGNGQQALDLAYSDIKDAFEYYLTHHQNGRDIILVGHSQGTALLIRLIKEYFDNNVPLLKNLVCAYLVGMPVPINAFANIPPSNEATDFSCFISWSTFGDGGCPRYFKSEYLNSFCVSPLTWKSENVTNTDKYQGGKTYYLNLKRVSNLKAYVNNGFLNISYPGFGYPFLKVKDYVLVDFHLFFFNIRMNVKERIINFYKNKP, via the coding sequence ATGTATATATTAATAATATTGATTATTGTCGTCCTTTTTATTTTATCACATCAAGCGCCCTTTGGTTTGATTGATTTATTACCCTTTATCAAACCAAGAAGGAATTTCTCTGTCAACCCTATTTCTAAAATTGATTATAGTAACCAAACAAGTTGGTTTATCAATCAAATGCCACTGTGTGATGATGCCGTTGAATTTAATGTTGATATATTTTATTTACATAGGACTACATACCTTCAAAAAACAAGTTGGAATGCTACAATCAGGAATAAACTATTGAATTTTATCACTTGGCGATACGCTGTAAAATCTCAAGCCTCCATTTTTAACGGCCTTGGAAGAGTCTTTGCCCCTAAGTACAGGCAGGCGACACTGTACTCTTTTTATGACGACAGTGGAAATGGGCAACAAGCATTAGACTTGGCCTATTCAGACATCAAAGATGCGTTTGAATATTATTTAACCCATCATCAAAATGGACGAGACATCATTCTGGTTGGACATAGTCAAGGTACAGCACTCTTGATTAGATTAATTAAAGAGTATTTTGACAATAATGTTCCTTTGCTGAAAAATTTGGTTTGTGCCTACTTGGTAGGAATGCCGGTTCCAATTAATGCCTTTGCAAATATTCCACCTTCGAATGAAGCGACTGATTTTAGTTGCTTTATCAGTTGGAGTACTTTCGGGGACGGGGGATGTCCCAGATATTTTAAAAGTGAATACCTAAATAGCTTTTGCGTTAGTCCTCTGACGTGGAAGTCCGAAAATGTCACTAATACTGACAAGTATCAAGGAGGTAAGACATATTATCTAAACCTAAAAAGAGTTTCCAATCTAAAAGCATACGTAAACAACGGTTTTTTAAATATTTCCTATCCAGGGTTCGGATACCCTTTTCTAAAAGTAAAGGATTATGTTTTAGTCGACTTCCATCTTTTTTTCTTCAATATTCGAATGAATGTTAAAGAGCGTATTATAAACTTTTATAAAAATAAACCATGA
- a CDS encoding DUF4134 domain-containing protein → MKKLLAFVLLLPAAAFAQPGITEMQEARSDLTQSFFSARDLSLVVAAILGIIGALRIYHNLQMGRERFTAEVSAWFFSALFMVLLGAFLQAVFGI, encoded by the coding sequence ATGAAAAAGCTGCTGGCATTTGTCCTGCTTTTACCGGCAGCGGCTTTTGCCCAACCCGGTATCACCGAAATGCAGGAGGCCCGTTCGGACCTCACACAATCGTTCTTTTCGGCGCGTGATCTTTCGCTCGTCGTGGCCGCCATCCTGGGCATCATTGGTGCATTGCGTATCTACCACAACCTACAGATGGGCCGCGAGCGCTTCACGGCCGAAGTGTCTGCCTGGTTCTTTTCCGCCCTGTTTATGGTTTTACTCGGCGCGTTCCTCCAGGCGGTTTTCGGTATCTAA
- a CDS encoding carbamoyltransferase family protein: protein MKDKYYIGLASTFHDPAIAILDRDGTVIFAESTERYLQNKRAMGSPADTEIWIENQIRNYCPNAAEAEFHISTTWSQNYVNSLKLFYNLGFYNFSPTAIIRKTIHTAYKSMLPNENLVWFLNKQFASNIQTGANLERTLRWSFNNNSIKRYRFNHHETHAAYSAFSSTFDNATCLVVDGIGEKGSVSYFKYADNQLELKGHHKGSESLGFFYTLITLLCEFNPIAGEEWKVMGLAPYGKKDDTYYKLLNSLISIKDCNVKFKNNPNLILKVIGVINEDLNGSKESVFAKKANLAYTGQLLFSEYMIELLNNLYKKGYSENLALSGGCALNSAFNGKIICETNFKELYIPSAPGDDGTAIGAAYLSLKRDRPDMKMVRTNKLSPYLGNQINDQEVENYIKFSGNKRVEKYPGMVHMVTAKLLAQGKLIGWSQGRAEFGPRALGNRSILADPRKVDMKDVINSRIKFREEFRPFAPSILAEYGNNYFEDYQDSPYMERTLKFKDEVLSKIPAVVHVDQTGRLQSVSKDLNPTFHALIDCFNQLTGVPIILNTSFNVMGKPIINSFQDALNVFYNSGLDVLVINDYVISK, encoded by the coding sequence ATGAAAGATAAGTATTACATTGGGTTAGCGTCAACTTTCCATGATCCGGCGATAGCAATTCTGGATAGAGACGGCACAGTTATTTTTGCAGAGAGTACTGAACGATATTTGCAAAATAAAAGAGCAATGGGATCGCCTGCTGATACCGAAATTTGGATCGAAAATCAAATTAGAAATTATTGTCCAAATGCTGCAGAAGCGGAATTTCACATATCGACCACGTGGAGCCAAAATTATGTTAATTCGTTAAAGCTATTCTATAATTTAGGCTTCTATAATTTCTCCCCTACAGCGATTATTAGAAAAACAATTCATACAGCATACAAATCTATGTTGCCCAACGAAAATCTGGTTTGGTTCCTCAATAAACAGTTCGCCAGCAATATTCAAACAGGAGCTAATTTGGAAAGAACATTAAGATGGAGTTTTAACAATAATTCTATTAAACGTTACAGGTTTAATCACCACGAAACCCACGCTGCGTATTCGGCATTTTCGTCCACGTTCGATAATGCCACTTGCCTGGTTGTTGATGGAATTGGAGAGAAGGGTTCAGTTTCGTATTTTAAATACGCTGATAACCAATTAGAGCTCAAAGGTCATCATAAAGGCTCGGAAAGCTTAGGTTTTTTTTATACGTTAATTACTTTATTGTGCGAATTTAATCCCATAGCCGGTGAAGAGTGGAAGGTGATGGGCTTAGCACCGTACGGTAAAAAAGATGACACTTATTATAAATTGCTAAACTCCCTTATCAGTATAAAAGACTGCAATGTTAAATTTAAAAACAATCCCAATTTAATTTTAAAAGTAATAGGAGTAATAAACGAGGACTTAAACGGCTCAAAAGAATCTGTTTTTGCGAAAAAAGCAAATTTGGCCTATACAGGACAGCTATTATTTTCAGAATATATGATTGAGTTACTTAATAATCTGTATAAAAAGGGATATAGTGAAAATCTTGCGCTTAGCGGCGGCTGTGCATTGAATTCCGCATTCAATGGTAAAATAATCTGCGAAACAAATTTTAAGGAATTATATATACCCTCTGCTCCTGGAGACGACGGTACAGCTATCGGAGCTGCTTATTTATCGTTGAAACGAGATAGACCTGATATGAAAATGGTTAGAACTAATAAACTATCTCCCTATTTGGGTAACCAGATTAACGATCAGGAGGTAGAAAACTACATAAAGTTTTCTGGTAACAAGCGAGTAGAAAAATATCCAGGTATGGTACATATGGTGACGGCAAAATTGCTAGCCCAGGGCAAACTTATTGGTTGGTCGCAGGGCAGAGCAGAATTTGGGCCTAGAGCATTAGGTAATCGCTCTATACTGGCCGACCCCAGGAAGGTGGACATGAAAGACGTTATAAACTCCCGCATAAAATTTCGTGAAGAATTTCGTCCTTTCGCTCCATCGATATTAGCGGAGTATGGTAATAATTATTTTGAAGATTACCAGGATAGCCCCTATATGGAGCGGACTTTGAAATTTAAAGATGAAGTATTGTCAAAAATCCCTGCTGTTGTCCATGTTGACCAGACAGGTCGATTACAATCTGTAAGTAAGGACCTAAATCCTACGTTCCATGCTTTAATTGATTGTTTTAATCAATTAACCGGAGTTCCAATTATTTTAAATACCAGTTTTAACGTGATGGGAAAACCGATTATTAATTCTTTCCAAGATGCCTTGAATGTGTTTTATAATTCAGGATTAGATGTATTGGTGATTAATGATTATGTAATATCAAAATAA